The genomic interval tgagggaagcTGCAGAGTTGGGGGATGATTATCTGTGGGTCTGTCACTATGAGTGCCATCATTCACATTACACAAAGTAATTTGATCCATTGACAATATGTGAATATCGATTAGTGCTGCTTTAAATTACAAaatttggaaaatgtttttctaGAAGTGGTATTGACCTTGTGTCGTGATGTAATGCAGGTTGTCATTTCCGAGCCAAAATTCTGCATCCATGTCTCCAAAACCATCCTTATACTCTGCCCATGACctgagatagatagatagatagatagatagatagatagatagatagatagatagatagatagatagatttatatgattttattattttacagtgATAGATATCAGACATCACAGACCCACCTGTTAAACCTCTCTGTTCCATTGATCCGTCTCTGAATGACGAGCCAGCCACCTCCATCACTCATATCACAGTAGACTCTGACTGGGCCAGGGCTGCTCTGAGGGTTGATTGTGTAGACACCACTGGATCTGGAGCCAGAACTGAAGAGCTGGGAgcagtctgacacacacacacacacacacacacacacacacacacaatacacattcTGTTGGTACATTATCTGGTTGCTGTTTCTGCGATATGAGACACtgaaacaagatatttgaaacTTTGAAATGTAGTGTTGCAGTCCCGAGGCCGTGGCCCTGACCTGCGTACTTGGCGTCCTGGCTCTGGTCGGGTCTGGCTTCGTCCTCGTTGCCAGGTTGGTTCAGCTGTTTTAATCTGTGTAGGAGGAGTTCTTGTTTCTGAAGCTGGCCCTTCAGAAGCTTCTCCTGTTCCCGCAGACGAGCCACCTCCTCACTGCAACTGTCTGACGCCTACACACACATTTGGATTGTAACATTTGCAAGAATCACTTCTATTCCCTAACTCTGAGATAAAATATGCATAAAGTGAACCAATATGTAAAAATGTGAGGTTGTGGTTTCATGGGGGGGATTATGCGCCAGACTATTTCTTTGCTGGGAGCAGTGACTTTCTTACAGTGacgacacaaacaaacaagatataacatgtcaATTAGTACGCTTTTTTTTACCTTCGGACAAAGACACGCTAGCTGTTCCCCCCTGttgccagtctttatgctaagctaagctaaccagctgctggttcAGGCTTCATAGTGTACattatgagagtggtatcaatcttgtCCTGTTAACTTAGATATTCCTTTTAAGAGACAAGAACCAGACAAAGTTACTTCACTTTTCactttggcgacatctagccgTACCCCTCCTCTCAATTCTCCCTCTCCAAGACTGCGGTTaatgtgagccgctgagtgcaaaaccgtggtaacgccgttcgcctcgctcagaggtcgtccttaccataataacactactttaggagaagtcagacggcggctgatggtaccacggttttgcactttgcggctcacgttaccgcagtttcacaagcgtgtcagagaactacggtggccttcaggtaacgtaaaaacgtggaAGTCTAGAGCCAGAgtctggtttgtccgttctgggctactgtagaaacatggtggagcaacatggcggactctgtgaagaggacccgctccctatgaaaggctcccctgaaatgttacacacggttcctttaaagttttttttttattatttgtaatgTGGTGTTCACAGATACAGAAGTACAAgaacactctgacaaacacagaGAAATCACACCTCCCATTGTGAGGACAGGGTTAACTATCCCTGTTGATGTATTTAAATAGAAACTGAGCTTGGACGTTAAATAGTGTGAAAAGTAACATCACTCTGTTTATCACTTTCACTGGAATTAGTCCTGCAACTCTGAAAAGACTAaattcataaagtaagtcaagTAAATTCATGTATCTGACCACCTCTTTCAAAATGTAGCCTACTCTTTATTAGACTTTCCTATACACAATGTTTAGTCAACAGCAGTGACACAGCCATACATAAAGATAGTgaacaataaacacatttccaGATATACAAATATATGATATGAGCACATTTGCATAAGCACACAAATAATGAAGTGAAGGAGAAGATCTGCGAGTACTTACACAGAGAGTTTGAGAGCAAGCTGCGATGACCATCAGTCCtgtgaacagcagcagcaagccTCCCATCCTCTTCTTGTTTTAATAGCACAAAACTAAAAGATAAGAAGTGGAGAAAGAAGTAGACTTCTAATTCTCAGAGTTTAGACGAATCAAGagaatgttttaaaatgttcccCACACACCTGGACCCAAGCAAAGCTGTGTccaaggagaaggagaaactGAAGAAATGCCTGATTCTCTACAGTCATAAACTATACAAAATATGCAGGGAGTGTCTAGAACAGACGCACACTTGCCAGAAGTACAGACGCACTTTCGGGgaatatctcttttttttcttttatgcaacaaatagaataaaaacagaacagagaATAGAGGTGTGGCATTGTTATATTAACAGGACGTAATGTGAAAAAATACTATAACCATATTCTTctacacattattattattattattatcctttatttaaccaggttagtcccattgagatcaaagatctcttttacaagggagacctggccaagatagcaACATGAcagttataataaaaaaacagacaacacataaatgaacaacattaaaacttgttcataaaaaaacacttgCACAAAGACAACCTGGACTGCAGCGATTTCACCAGAGCTTTGAACTCATTCAAGGTAACTAAGTTTTGAAGTTGAAGATCAGATTGTAAATTATACCAAGCAGTAGGTGCCGAAAACCTAAAAGCTTTCTTTCTCAATTCAGTTCGTACTTTGGGAACAACAAATTGCAAAATGTCCATAGAACGAAGATTATGACTTCCATTTttccttttaaagggactgtttgtaacttctcacaggtataaatcattgccggtcagtgtcccatgcgcgctcgcgtgtggctacgctgttcagacaagactccaacacaaactacacggaagcaccaaaaccgcaaagttataccTAGTgcagcccgtctgttaaacagtgttggccgcggtcggaggacgcgggggagaccgtagctttggtctccaggaccggagtctctgctgtactctgctcctctgctcctctgcctgccttcactcacacaccgccctcgttctcactcgctcagctcgctccatctctacacgtgcatgcgcgcacactccacactgcagaagagttagtttagctctgagaatatctagtgaatatctagtggacgtttgtgcaggaataactgctgcagctcctccagaccaacagaggtttccagtgtcttgtgaagtgacggggctcagCAGAGAGAAATGACCAATTCACTTTAGAGCAGAGTACACAATGGTGAGTAAAAGAACGACAGTTTGTAATGAATCTCAGTGACCCGTGATACACGAAGACAATGAGCAGAAGCATTCATATACAACACATCTCCATAGTCAATAACAGGTAAAAGGTCGATTCCACCAGTTTCTGTttcacacaaaaagaaaagcaagacTTGTTTCTGTAGTAAAATCCTAATAAGAGCTTCAGctttttttacaacatactgAATGTGCTCCTTAAAAGACAAGTGGTCATCAATTAACAATCCTAGATATTTTTAATTGATGACCACTTGTCTTTTAAGGAGCACATATGCATTTGATCTTAGGAAATAAGGCCAGAATGCAACATCAGCTGTTGCTCAACATCCCCAGATCCCTCTCCTAAATGTCAGTGATCTGCCATctgtcctctcttcttctcattTCTCTCTTCTGTTCTCCTCCTGCCAGCTCTTTGATTTCCCTGCTCCTTCACGGCCACTTATCCGGCTCTGTGAGTGTCATTTAAAAGACTTGAGTAGTCACTTTGTTGATGAGCAGCATTGTGCCATTTCAAATAAACGTCGTGAGCTGCTAAATGCCACTGAAGGTCAGCTGTGAACGAGGCAGGAAGCGGCAGAGCAGAAGGAGACATTTCATCTCAAAAGGATCACAAAGAAGCTTGAGTGAATACGGTGACTGTTGCTGTTTTCAACTGATTCCTTTAAGATatcagaaaatatcaatactaaCCTTGGTTTAAATTGTCAATCCAGATGTGTTAATACAATTATGCCAGGATAACATCCATTAGTCTACAATTAATAAAGACAAGAATCTAGAAAATCCTACTTAAGTAGTACACAGTTATAGTATATTGTACATGTGGAGGTCACTATCAGATCCTGCCTGTattaatgaaaaaacaaaaccagtTTGTATTAAAGTGAGGTTTTTATTAGCCATAAATGACTGAAGTTAAAGGAGacatgtcatgctcattttcaggtacatacttctttttggggtttctaccagaacgtgtttacatgctttaatatttaaaaaaaaaaacataatttttctcatactgtctgtctgaatatacctgtattcaccctctgtccgaaatgctccgttttagtgcctgtctctttaagacccgcTCCTGAAaaaacccagtctgctctgattggctttcGAGAAAAATATAGCACAAATTTGCAAAAGTAGTTCtcgcaagcccccaggaagagtgcaTGGCTTTGCAGCAAATTTTCGTAGCGACCAGACGGCAGTGCTACAacgtccgtgtccgtcacgtgataccattgggcccaaaaagactttttcccatagacttacattgggaaagagacgtctgtaactcggtGGATAATTTCTTTTTGAGGTAAATCTAcctcccagtatgaacacttgattagcccttatttaaatcataaggtcctaaaagttgtaaaatgcactaatagccgaatacggagttatttcctttcctccgttcatgtgaatgagacccagaccgaggctggagcgagggctggtaggcggagttaaaggaaacgctactgcgcctgctctatgggcccaatggatgctgaagatcgccggatgatctgGATACTTTAGCACTCAGCAGTCGAGCTATTTTGGCTTCaggcgccactgagcaactctcataggaatgaacgggagcccccCTACAActctgtatccagttctctttatacatccatgctctcAAGACGTGGGCGGTATAGTGAATGAGCTAATGAGTCttcatgtgacataggaaggggagccaaatctgaatggcttgttgaatcacatgttttctgatctaagcagcccacaaaaaactgactgggtcatCTCATTTCAcggtttgtgggttggtagacactccagatacccaaatgtatgaacaCAAActctgaaaaagtgagtttttcacgATATGTCCCTTTAATATTTCTATCTGCCAGGTGGTGGCACTAGTTTCAAACACAGCCAAATGACAGACCTGAGATGATGAGACGATTCATTATTTAACCCCTGATGCTCTACACTTAGAAAAGATGAGGCATTCTAATCCTTTATTCCAACTCCAAATGTCATACTCTTAGAGGTAGAGGCCAGCCAACGTTTCATATTTTTTGGCAGTGTGCGCGCactaaaaataatacattcagatataataataacaataattacaacaacaataacTACAATaaccacaataataataataatgataataaagtattaataaaatgtgtaattcatatgtataaataattataaattgGCTATTCTGACATTAAGCAAAATCATATTACTGTCAGTAAGTCAGTCCTCAGACATTATTGTGTTCTCACTGTGTATCCAGTCATCAATTCAACTGGCCAAAGATGTGATTTCCCATCATCCTCTTGGTGTGTTGGTGGTGCTTTCCTCTCCTTAGGTTGTTGCACTGATCAATGATCctacacaaacgcacacacaaacgTACACAATTACTTTTTGTTACCCACAGTTTCAGTGACAAGAGTGGACTCTTTTCCGAGTCCATTAAATGAGTTGTGGCAATGAAATCAGCACTGTCATAAAAGGTTACAGCAGACAGTTTTATATGCTAATTTTGCAATAAGTAAAATGTACGTAAATAAAAAAGGCCTACAAAATAATATCTAGAAACTTAAAGAGGTAATGATTAAAGGACTGGTGTTGCAGATATTTCAGCtaaaaatgccccccaaaaacCTCTACCAAATAGAGCATATGTTACAAATCAGTGATATTAGCGCTCTAGTATTTTGCAAGATGGTGCATGACCCCTTTACCAGACATTTGGGTTGGAGCTGGGCTCTGACTGTGCCTGGATTCCGCagtgttttggttgttttgctcGATAGCACAGTGCCAgtacatttcccaaaatgtggtcATGGGTTTTTCACAAAATGAGCTGCCCTTTTTTAAACCCTCTCACTTTAGTCGTACACTGCGTTTATTGAGCACATTATGATTAGAAACTAGCTAACACATATTATCCACTCCATCATACAAATGAAATCTCatttgatggatggatggatgtcaggTAGACTCTATGTCATAACATCAATACTTTCATATGTGCTTTTTCACCTTCAGAATCAACATTATCTCATAATGACACAATCAGTCATTTTCAGCTCCACCTCGTCTGTTGAATCTCACCTTCAGGTCTAAGTCAGACTTCCTCTGGTTACCAGGAgtttctctccttcttcttccagcTCTGTCAGCCTTTCCTATACGGAGAAAAGAAGACAttactaccattactactaccacCCGGagtactacaactacaacatgCCCCCatgttctaaaaaaaaatttgcaaaagTGGCCTCTTGGATGcccaaaacatgatgcagtgtcctctagggtgaccttccaatagaaaaatgtgatgaagtgtcctctagggtgcccttccagtagagaaaacatgatgcagtgtcctgtagggtgcccttccagtagagaaaacgtgatgcagtGTCCTcaagggtgcccttccagtagagaaaacgtgatgcagtgtcctctagggtgcccttccagtagagaaaatgtgacgaagtgccctctaggttgaccttccagtggagaaattGTGACgcagtgccctctaggttgaccttccagtggagaaaacatgatgcagtgtctTCTAGGGTGCCTTGTAGGTAGAGAAAACGTGACAAAGTGCCGtctaggcaaggcaaggcaaggcagctttatttgtatagcacatttcaacaacagggtaattcaaagtgctttacagaaacattcaagaacattgcgacaaaatgcaaaaacaattaaaacagttataaaaacataaaaaccttaaaacattaaagattagaaaataaaaacaagctaaaaataaaagctaggatagaagctaaaattgcataaaactcaaaagagtaaaagttatagtgcagtgtcagaataaaaggcacccgcaaacaggaacgttttaagctttgttttaaaagaagtgagcgttggagcggtcctgcaggtttctgggagcttgttccatatagttggtgcataaaaactgaatgctgcttctgcatgtttagttctgactctggggacactaagcagacctgatccagatgacctgaggtctggatggttcataacacagcagaagatcagaaatgtattttggccttaaaccatttagtgctttgtaaaccagcagcagtattttgaaatcaattctctgagagacaggcagccagtgtagagacttcagaactggactgatgtgatccactttcttggtcttagtgaggactctagcagcagcgttctgaatcagctgcagctgtctgatcgattttttaggaagaccggtaaagacgccgttacagtagtcaagtcggctgaagataaatgcatggattagtttttccaaatcctgctgagacatcagtcctctaattcttcttatattcttcaggtgatagaaggctgtctttgtaattgtcttaatatggctgttaaagctcaggtctgagtccatgactacaccaaggtttctggcttggtctgagctttttaacatcacagattgtaggtgagcactaacctttaatctttcttttttggctccaaaaactacgacctcagttttgtctttgttcagctgaagaaaattctggcacatccaattattgacttgttcaatgcactcactcagtgcttgtattggactgtagtctcctggtgatagagttatgtaaatttgtgtgtcgtctgcatagttatggtaatttattttgttgttctcaaaaatctgacccagtgggagcatgtagatgttaaacaaaagaggccccaagatggagccttggggaactccgcatgtgattttgttcagctcagatttgcaattacctatagacacaaagaagtccctgtcttttaggtaggatttaaaccagctgagtgctatgccagaaatacccacccagttttccagtcggtctactaatatattatggtcaaccgtgtcgaatgcagcactgagatccagtaaaactaaaaccgtagttctaccactgtctgtgttcaatcggatgtcattgaagaccttaacaagagcagtctcagtgctgtggtttcgtcgaaaacctgactggaagacatcaaaagagttgtttagtgccagaaagctatttaatttttgaaaaactgttttttcaattattttagacaagaatggaagatttgatatcggtctgtaattatttactactgatgagtccagattgttctttttgaggagtggtttgatgacagcagttttcagggcctgtgggaagactcctgaaacaagagatgcattaacaatctgtaaaagctctgagaccatacaatctgatacttttttgaaaaggcctg from Sebastes fasciatus isolate fSebFas1 chromosome 10, fSebFas1.pri, whole genome shotgun sequence carries:
- the fgl1 gene encoding fibrinogen-like protein 1, encoding MGGLLLLFTGLMVIAACSQTLCASDSCSEEVARLREQEKLLKGQLQKQELLLHRLKQLNQPGNEDEARPDQSQDAKYADCSQLFSSGSRSSGVYTINPQSSPGPVRVYCDMSDGGGWLVIQRRINGTERFNRSWAEYKDGFGDMDAEFWLGNDNLHYITTQGNYSLRFILEDFDGYMGYAEYKNFKVADEEDHYRLTFGTYVGTAGDALSRSVQVGVSEWASHQGMKFSTYDQDNDNYKGNCAQEDKGGWWFNKCHSAHLNGMYYPNGPYNALTDDGVVWYPWRGWWYSLKTTVMKLRPVDFKIIPIDDPNAVHRRPPS